The DNA segment TCACTGTTAATAATTCTCAGCAGGGCTTCCCCCCTACTATTTGACCAGAGAAATCAAATTGCGGTTGGACATGAATAACAAAGCCATCATTAATAAATGCATCTCGCAATAAGGCCTGGGCATTAAAGTTTTTGCTAATGCGGGCTTCCATACCCTCATGAAAAATCGATAGAACACCTTTACCACTGCTTTTAGCGGTATTGAGTGCAGAGTCTGCACCACGGAGTATTTTTTCAGCCTTGCTGCCATGCTCAGGCATAACGGCTGCACCCAAACTACAGGAGATGGGCATAATCATATCGTCTATATAGATATCAGATCGAAGCGACTGAATAATATTATCCGACAAAGAGGACAGGTTGCGCGCAACCTGCTCCCCTGTATCGCCGCAATCCCTGACCAACAGCACAAACTCATCGCCGCCGAAGCGAAACACGCAATCATTTTCCGGCAATAGGGTCAGCAGAGTATTGGCCACCGCTTTAATCACGGTATCACCTGCAGTATGGCCCAGAGCGCCATTTATCGCTTTTAAATTATCAATATCGAGAAATAATAACGCGGATAAAGTGCCGGTACATATACAACGGTCAATTTCCTTGGGCAGAGATTGATTGAAACTATTCCTATTGGGTAAAGTAGTCAGGTCATCAAAGAAACTTAATCTCTCGGTCTTCTTGATATAAGAAACCAACTCTGAGACATTATGCAGGGTAATAATAGCTCCACGAACACCAAAATCGGTTGAGATAGGAGAAGCAACCGCCGACCAAATATCACTCTTGCGATTAATTTTGGAGCGAATAATAATACGCTGCTTAACTTCACACTGCTGCGATAATGCCAACCCAAGGGGTGTATTTTCCGGGTTTAGCAAACGTCCTTCTTCATCAAATATATCCATGCAATCAAGAATACTGCCAGACTGATTTTTATAATCGCCGCCAGCATGCTTAATTAATTGCTTAAAGGCCTGATTGGCATTTTGATAGCGACCGCACTCATCACAGATCACAATCGGATCAGGCACCGCATCAAGCACACACTGCATAAAACCCAGTTCGTTACTTATTTCTGAGGGTATCACTTCCTTAGTCATCGATTACCACCATAACAATCGATTAGAATCCACTGAACAAAGAAACTGCTCGACTTAAAGTAATCTAAGCCGAAAAAATACAATGGGACAATTTTAAACCAAGAACAATCGATAGCAATGGAACAGCTTTTTCCCGACGACTGAAAAAGAACAACGCCGTACTTATTCATACAAACCAAACTCCATCTTGACCATTTCACCAGCAGATAAAATATCTCTACTCCCTGACACAATCACAGCGACTCAATCTTGCTTATAAAGATAGCCGGAAGCCGAAACTTATAAATAAGTAAATACACCTATCAATGAGAATGATTTATTATCAATAGGGATCATTTAATAACTTAAAGAGTAAATATTTAGGCGAGGATTAACACTCAATAACAAGATTCAAAATATCAGACCCGATATAACCATTACTTATTACCGGGACAGGAAAAAGCGGACAGCACTTTTTATCTCAAGTAACGATTAACGCCTTTGACAAACAGAATACTACAGGGCATTTTTTTTATTACCGGTAAAACCCACTTTCAGCCATTGGCTCATCATCTGGTAAAGATCATCTGCATCGACCGGCTTGGCAATATAATCATCCATTCCCGCGGCAAGACACTGTTCTTTATCACCTGACATTGCATTGGCTGTCATAGCAATAATCGCCACACGCTGCTTATTCTTCTCTGGTAATATCCTGATTTGTTTCGTTGCTTCAAAGCCATCCATCACAGGCATTTGACAATCCATCAAGACCAGGTCGATGGTTTCAGCCATCACAATATCAACAGCCATTCTACCGTTTTCAGCAGATCGAAGGTTGACATTAACAGCTTCCATCAAGAACTCCACCACGGTTCTATTAATCTCACTATCATCGACTAACAAAATAGTCTTGCCTTGGAAATCCGGTAAATCAGACTCAGGCAACGGCGTCTTTGCGGTTAAATTTTCAGAGTGGGCACCCACTAGGGTATCCATTAATTCTGAGGGCTTTATCGGACTGATAATCGCACCTGAAAATTCATCGGCTAATTCACTATCGCTACTGCCACTGTCATACAGGGGCGCCAAAGCGAGTACACTCATCGTTGCTGAGGCTTTATTGATGGCTTGCAATATTTCTCCCTCTTCATCCATGGCAACAATCAGGCAGGTACAATGACGAGTACCATTCTGCTTACCCTCTACCCATTGCTCCAACTCAGCGACTGTCTGACACGAATGATAATCCAGTCCCCAGCTTTCAAGCTGTATCTGTAAAGCCTTTCTGCGCACGTCATCCCGGTCGAAAATCAAGGGATAGATTCGCGCTTGAGGACTTTTTACGGCTTTATTAACACTATTCTTACCCTCGTAAAGCAACGGAAAATAAAATGTAAAGGTACTGCCGGAACCCAGCTTGGATTCCATAGCAATATCGCCACCCATTAATTGCGATAAGCGCCTTGAAATAGTCAGGCCCAGCCCAGTACCACCGTACTCTCTGGTCGTTGAGCTATTTTCCTGAGAGAAGGCACTAAAGATTAACGCTTGCTTATCTTTTGAAATACCTACACCAGAATCTTTAACACTGACAAAGACCATACTGACGCCATCAATATCACCCATCTCGATAGCAATATGTACAAAGCCTCCACCGGTAAATTTATTCGCATTGGAGAGTAAATTTAATAGCACCTGATTTACCCGAATAGGGTCGCCAACAATCATCTTGGGGACATCAGGGTGACAGCGGATCAGTAATTGGTTTCTAGCCTCATTGGCAACCGGTGTCACTTGATCAATAGCACTTTCAACCAGGCTAAGGATATCAAAGGAGACCTGCTCTATATCAATCTTGCCCGCTTCAATCTTCGAGAAGTCCAAAATATCATTAATAATACTGGATAGGTTATCAATACTATTAAGAATAACATCCACAAAGCCCTGCTGCTTTTTATCCAGACTGGATTTTCTCAGCACCTGCCCCATACCATAGATGCCATTAAGCGGGGTGCGAATTTCATGACTCATATTGGCTAAAAATTCACTTTTTGCCACGGTAGCACATTCCGCTTTTTCTTTTTGGATATAGAGCTCTTCCATTTTTAACTGAATATCTTTGGTGGCTATTTCAACTTTTTCATTTAAGGTTTGGTTTTGGTGGGTAAGCTGGTAATTGGACACCTTAAGAAAGCTGGTTAACCGGTAAACTCTCAATAACAAATAAGCGATAAAAGCAATAACAACCATTAAAGCAGCCAAAGCGTAAAACTTTAGAATACTGCCGTTTTTATCAATCGTATCTTTTATTACTTTATAATCACTACCCAGCATCCCCCCAATACATTAGCAAGCTCTTTTTGCTTTATTGTTGCAGCCATATAGATATCAAGCTGTTTTTTTAAGGCGCGGGCATCACCATCGTTAGACAATGCATCCAAGCGTCGATAGTTTTCAAAAAATAGCGCTGAGCTCTTTTCATCTGGCCGCATTGACAGGTCAATAAAACTGGAAGCCAGATCGATGACCCGTTTGTTACTATCAACATCCTGGTTGACCAAACGATTAATCTTTCTACCTATATAAATTGATGAGCTTTTAACAATGGAGTCCTGGTATTTAAATTGCTCAACCAGCTCTACTATATTGTCGGATTTTTGCTCTAGCATCAGACCATAATCGATACCATCCGCCTTAAGATCGATATCTTCCAAATCAGCCGCCACTCTATCTGTCAACGCTGCTACTTTACCCACCCAGCGATTGATAGCATCGTAGTTTTGGCTGCGGCCGTACTGACTATCAAACACGGACTGCTTTAGATAACCCTTGGCCCTGACCAGATAATCAAGATTATTAACCGCTGCGCTATGTTTTGATTGATCACTGGCATAAATAAAGACCACACTAAAGCAGAATATCAGCACTATCACGGATATAAGCATTGACCTTAACTGTATACTGCCGCTTTTAGCCATATACTCACTTCTTAATTGATATTGCCCTGTTGAGCAATAATGGTTTGCACATCATTAGGTAGGGGCGCACTGAGCGATACAAAAAACGCCATAATATCCCTCTTCTCCTGATCGCTAACGGTGACGCCCAACTGATGCCTGGCCATTAACTCTATGGCCTTATCCAAACGCCGAACACTGCCATCATGAAAGTAAGGTCCGGTATACACGACATGACGTAATGAGGGCACTTTAAATTTAAATCGGTCTTCTTCTTTTCCACTGATATTAAAAACGCCCAGGTTACTGCTATCGATAATAGTATCTGTTGAAAAATAGTCATCGATCAAACCAATCTTCTGGTACATATTGCCGCCAACATTGACCCCCTGATGGCAGGCAACGCAGCCCAAATTTTTGAAGGTGCTATAACCTTGTTTGGCACTCTCACTGATCGCCAGCTCTTCGCCTGCCAGATAGCGATCAAATGGACTATTAGGGGTTACCAGTACCCGCTCAAAACTGGCAATGGCTGCGGTGATATTGGCAGGGCTTATACCGTCATCAAATAGCCGCTTAAAGGCCTTATTGTAATAGCTATCAGCTTGTAGTCGGGGAATAATAGTTGGCCAATCCCCCCCATTTCAATCGGGTTAGTCACCGGCCCCACGGCCTGCTCTTCCAGTGATCCAGCCCTGCCATCCCAAAACTGCCGGAAGTTATAAGTTGAATTAAAAACGGTTGGCGAGTTTAACTGGCCGACATGACCGCTAATGCCTACGGAAGCAGGCTTATGGTCAACACCGTAGCCATTTAATGTATGACAGCTGGCGCAGCTAATCGTATTGTCGCCACTAAGGCGCACGTCCTGAAACAGCCGCGCCCCCAGCTCTACCATTGCTCTGTTTTGAATATCCACAGCGGGAATGGGATAGATCGGCTGATTATTGTTTTCAATATCTGTTTGTAATATCGAATAACTATCATTGTTTGCATGGCAAGCTAACAACAGAGCCACATTAATCAGCAACGTTATTTTTTTTAGCATAGTAGCCCTTGTTTATTCCATGGCAGAGTTTGTCCCTGCTATGGCTGCTCTCACCAAATAGTATTTTCACTTAGCCCCATCGACAGCTTGTCTTTAGTTAGACAAGCTAATGCCTTTCTCCTGATACAATTTGGCCTGGCTTAATACCGCTTTTAATGACTCAATCTTTAACGGTTTTGACATATGCGAATCCATACCTGCAGCCTCACATAAATCCTTCTGGTCGGCCAGAACATGCGCACTAAGCGCAACAATACAATTGGGACTACGCCCCTCTTGCTGCTCCCAACTACGTATCGCTTTTGTTGCGCAATAGCCATCCATTATCGGCATTTCACAATCCATCAATATCAGGTCATAGCTATTATTTTGCTGACAAATAACATCTACGGCCTCCCGGCCATTGCTGGCTACAATATAGCTGATCTTTAGCAGCTTCAGCATGCCGCCAATGACCTTTTTATTAACGGCATTATCCTCAACCACCAGCACCTTAAGCATTGACAGGTCGACACCGTCCTCAAGAAGAGCCTCATCAACACGGGTTTCCTCGGCTGGCAGCTGGAACGCCAAGTCAAAAATCACCGAACTACCCCTACCCTCCTTACTTTCAACCCATATCGTGCCCCCCACTAATTCGACCAACTGCTTGGCAATAGCAAGGCCTAATCCGGTACCGCCATATTCGCGTGTTGTTGATCTGTCTGCCTGCTCAAACTTTTCAAAGATTTTAGCTCTGGCCGCCTCGGGTATACCAACACCGGTATCCTTCACCTTAAACCGTAATTTAGCCAAGCCCTGATTTTGTGCCATCAAGTCAATCGATAAACTGATGGAACCTCTTGAGGTAAATTTAAAAGCATTGTTTAACAGATTGCCGACCACCTGCTGTAGCCTGCCATCGTCACCGTACAAACATTCCGGCACTGCTTGTGCAATTGTTATAGTAAAGTCCACCTTATCCGTAGCGCGTATTTGGTAAGGCATGACCAAAGCCTTGGCCCATTGACGGACATTGAATACTCGCTTATCCAGAATGACTTTACCTTCTTCCAGCTTGGAATAATCCAGAATATCGTTGATAACGGTTAATAATATTCTGCCCGATAGTTGTAAAGTGGATAAATAATCACGCTGCTCATCGGATAAATTGGCGGCCTCTAACAACTCGGCCATACCCAGCACACCATTCATCGGCGTGCGAATTTCATGGCTCATATTGGCCAGGAACTGAGCCTTACGGGATACCGCCTCTTCTGCAACCAGCTTGGCCTCCCGCAACTCCTCTAATAGCTTCTGGTGTAAAGTGATA comes from the Oceanicoccus sagamiensis genome and includes:
- a CDS encoding sensor domain-containing diguanylate cyclase, producing MTKEVIPSEISNELGFMQCVLDAVPDPIVICDECGRYQNANQAFKQLIKHAGGDYKNQSGSILDCMDIFDEEGRLLNPENTPLGLALSQQCEVKQRIIIRSKINRKSDIWSAVASPISTDFGVRGAIITLHNVSELVSYIKKTERLSFFDDLTTLPNRNSFNQSLPKEIDRCICTGTLSALLFLDIDNLKAINGALGHTAGDTVIKAVANTLLTLLPENDCVFRFGGDEFVLLVRDCGDTGEQVARNLSSLSDNIIQSLRSDIYIDDMIMPISCSLGAAVMPEHGSKAEKILRGADSALNTAKSSGKGVLSIFHEGMEARISKNFNAQALLRDAFINDGFVIHVQPQFDFSGQIVGGKPC
- a CDS encoding ATP-binding protein, encoding MLGSDYKVIKDTIDKNGSILKFYALAALMVVIAFIAYLLLRVYRLTSFLKVSNYQLTHQNQTLNEKVEIATKDIQLKMEELYIQKEKAECATVAKSEFLANMSHEIRTPLNGIYGMGQVLRKSSLDKKQQGFVDVILNSIDNLSSIINDILDFSKIEAGKIDIEQVSFDILSLVESAIDQVTPVANEARNQLLIRCHPDVPKMIVGDPIRVNQVLLNLLSNANKFTGGGFVHIAIEMGDIDGVSMVFVSVKDSGVGISKDKQALIFSAFSQENSSTTREYGGTGLGLTISRRLSQLMGGDIAMESKLGSGSTFTFYFPLLYEGKNSVNKAVKSPQARIYPLIFDRDDVRRKALQIQLESWGLDYHSCQTVAELEQWVEGKQNGTRHCTCLIVAMDEEGEILQAINKASATMSVLALAPLYDSGSSDSELADEFSGAIISPIKPSELMDTLVGAHSENLTAKTPLPESDLPDFQGKTILLVDDSEINRTVVEFLMEAVNVNLRSAENGRMAVDIVMAETIDLVLMDCQMPVMDGFEATKQIRILPEKNKQRVAIIAMTANAMSGDKEQCLAAGMDDYIAKPVDADDLYQMMSQWLKVGFTGNKKNAL
- a CDS encoding DAHL domain-containing protein, with protein sequence MLISVIVLIFCFSVVFIYASDQSKHSAAVNNLDYLVRAKGYLKQSVFDSQYGRSQNYDAINRWVGKVAALTDRVAADLEDIDLKADGIDYGLMLEQKSDNIVELVEQFKYQDSIVKSSSIYIGRKINRLVNQDVDSNKRVIDLASSFIDLSMRPDEKSSALFFENYRRLDALSNDGDARALKKQLDIYMAATIKQKELANVLGGCWVVIIK
- a CDS encoding ATP-binding protein; translated protein: MLQLDDRDDVIENLTKSLVDAAAIIQACPDAMLQSSRAGNILLSNPQAEKLFGYSKKEFSMMSVDDLVPDDMRNAHPHKRELYHTDPSVRPMGLSSPNLQAKHKDGTLIPVEIRLSSILSGNEMTFLATIRDITLHQKLLEELREAKLVAEEAVSRKAQFLANMSHEIRTPMNGVLGMAELLEAANLSDEQRDYLSTLQLSGRILLTVINDILDYSKLEEGKVILDKRVFNVRQWAKALVMPYQIRATDKVDFTITIAQAVPECLYGDDGRLQQVVGNLLNNAFKFTSRGSISLSIDLMAQNQGLAKLRFKVKDTGVGIPEAARAKIFEKFEQADRSTTREYGGTGLGLAIAKQLVELVGGTIWVESKEGRGSSVIFDLAFQLPAEETRVDEALLEDGVDLSMLKVLVVEDNAVNKKVIGGMLKLLKISYIVASNGREAVDVICQQNNSYDLILMDCEMPIMDGYCATKAIRSWEQQEGRSPNCIVALSAHVLADQKDLCEAAGMDSHMSKPLKIESLKAVLSQAKLYQEKGISLSN